In the genome of Phlebotomus papatasi isolate M1 chromosome 2, Ppap_2.1, whole genome shotgun sequence, one region contains:
- the LOC129804653 gene encoding enhancer of mRNA-decapping protein 3, whose protein sequence is MSENWVGKSISITCTDPGGVFQGTIKEVSPEAITIFRVFRNGLPVPKPDTEVTIASVNITNLELIPATPSSNLTTHAISKPSPIKLPNFPAPPGIDCGPRDTQARIPIPGTSRSAPGKASPITGSASVMNNGKFFPTNGFGARNASKPLDISTGQKNGNGNGNYKGDRKKSRRYNSKNETFGTPVDDPMMDEDFDFEKNLALFDKQAIWDEIDATQKPDLLRQTVPMQRRKYRHDENVISSEPAQLRQIEVDYNSSRDYVTGEGLIVPSIPLIVRNRVQTAAEALGLSWERQCDILARGTTEIALQLLGGGRRLVPNNSHQWPTIVVICEEPYNDKKSEIGICTGRQLATQGLKVVAYVRELTHLSRSSRELDLFNATGSAFTNNVTELPSGVDLIILSVRSAILTPVLLKWINESRASVLAIDPPVHGINQVQIKCSIWPILPLDDINRHACGKLYLCNLGIPDKFFLEAGIKYKSPFGHKFVIPIHLVD, encoded by the exons ATGAGTGAAAATTGGGTAGGAAAGTCAATATCAATCACCTGCACGGATCCGGGAGGAGTCTTCCAGGGGACGATAAAGGAAGTGTCCCCTGAAGCTATAACAATCTTCCGGGTGTTCCGGAATGGGCTGCCGGTACCTAAGCCGGACACTGAGGTCACAATTGCCTCGGTGAATATTACGAATCTGGAACTAATTCCAGCTACTCCGAGCAGCAATCTCACCACTCATGCCATCAGCAAGCCAAGTCCCATCAAGCTTCCCAACTTCCCAGCTCCTCCTGGGATAGATTGTGGTCCCAGGGATACTCAGGCACGTATACCAATCCCAGGCACTTCCCGGAGTGCTCCTGGAAAGGCATCTCCAATCACTGGCAGTGCCAGTGTCATGAACAATGGGAAATTCTTCCCAACCAATGGTTTTGGGGCCAGAAATGCCTCCAAGCCTCTGGACATTTCCACCGGTCAGAAGAATGGGAATGGGAATGGAAACTACAAGGGAGACAGGAAGAAGTCCCGGAGGTACAACAGCAAGAATGAAACCTTCGGGACTCCTGTAGACGATCCCATGATGGATGaagattttgactttgagaAGAATCTGGCGCTGTTTGACAAACAGGCCATCTGGGATGAGATTGATGCGACGCAGAAGCCGGATCTGCTGCGGCAGACGGTTCCGATGCAGAGGCGCAAGTACCGGCACGATGAGAATGTGATCTCATCGGAGCCGGCTCAGTTGCGTCAGATTGAGGTGGATTACAACAGTTCCAGGGATTATGTGACTGGGGAGGGACTCATTGTGCCCTCCATTCCGCTGATTGTGCGCAATCGCGTGCAGACAGCTGCCGAGGCGCTGGGATTGAGCTGGGAGAGGCAGTGTGATATCCTAGCCAGGGGCACCACCGAAATCGCGTTGCAGCTACTGGGAGGCGGCAGGAGGCTTGTGCCTAATAATTCTCATCAATGGCCAACGATCGTGGTGATCTGCGAGGAGCCCTACAACGACAA gAAATCCGAAATTGGCATCTGCACTGGTCGTCAATTGGCCACGCAGGGCCTCAAGGTGGTGGCCTATGTGCGTGAATTGACGCACTTGAGCCGCTCTAGTCGTGAGTTGGATCTCTTCAATGCCACAGGCAGTGCATTCACGAATAACGTGACGGAACTGCCGTCAGGAGTTGATCTGATAATCCTGTCGGTGCGTTCGGCCATCCTCACGCCCGTACTGCTCAAATGGATCAATGAAAGTCGAGCTTCTGTGCTGGCCATTGATCCGCCCGTCCATGGAATCAATCAGGTGCAGATCAAGTGCTCCATCTGGCCCATTTTGCCCCTGGATGACATCAATCGGCACGCCTGTGGGAAACTCTATCTCTGCAATCTGGGCATCCCGGACAAATTTTTCCTGGAGGCAGGAATCAAGTACAAAAGCCCTTTTGGCCATAAATTCGTTATTCCAATTCATCTGGTTGACTAA